From the bacterium genome, the window TGCCCGACTATCCGGATTTTCGCGATTATACCCCCGATCATGCTATCATCCATCCCATGCTGGCAAAAATCGGTTTGACGGGCAAAGGTAAAAAAACGCTGCCCGCGGCGGTGGATCTCCGTCCCTGGTGCTCCGCGATCGAGGATCAGGGTGATCTTGGCTCATGCACCGCCCAGGCTGGCGCCAGTCTGGTGGAGTATTTCGCCCGTCGTACGATGGAACGGTACACGGATGTCTCGCGGCTCTTTCTTTATAAAGTCACCCGCAACCTGATGCGGCAGAAAGGCGACACCGGAGCCTTCATCCGGACCACCATGGGCGCGCTGGTGCTCTTTGGCGTGCCTCCGGAACTCTATTGGCCCTACAAGGAGAAGGATTTCGACAGAGAGCCGCCCGCCTTTTGCTATGCCTTTGCACAGAATTATCAGGCCATCAGCTACTATCGTCTGGACGCGGCAGGCACCAGCAAACCGGAGGCCCTGGAGGCGGTGAAAACCAATCTGGCGGCAGGGCTGCCGGTGATGTTCGGTTTTACCGTATTCAGCTCGATCACCCAGGCGAGTGATACCGGATTGATCCCCTATCCGACACAGGGTGAAAAGATCCTCGGAGGGCATGCGATTATGGCGGTGGGCTACGACGACAAGGTCGAGATCGTCAACGCCAATCCCGAGGGGCCCAAATCCCGGGGTGCTTTTCTGATCCGCAACTCCTGGGGTCCCAAATGGGGCCTGGAGGGCTACGGCTGGCTCCCCTATGATTATCTGCTCAAGGGATTGGCGATCGATTGGTGGTCGATCCTCAAAAACGAGTGGGTCGAGACCGGGCAGTTTGAGCCCTGATCCGGACGCCTCGCTCCCGTGGCATCGCCAGGTCGGTACGAACCCAAATTCAGTTTGGGACAGTCCTGCGGCTGCGGA encodes:
- a CDS encoding C1 family peptidase: MAAIKYSMGWLPDYPDFRDYTPDHAIIHPMLAKIGLTGKGKKTLPAAVDLRPWCSAIEDQGDLGSCTAQAGASLVEYFARRTMERYTDVSRLFLYKVTRNLMRQKGDTGAFIRTTMGALVLFGVPPELYWPYKEKDFDREPPAFCYAFAQNYQAISYYRLDAAGTSKPEALEAVKTNLAAGLPVMFGFTVFSSITQASDTGLIPYPTQGEKILGGHAIMAVGYDDKVEIVNANPEGPKSRGAFLIRNSWGPKWGLEGYGWLPYDYLLKGLAIDWWSILKNEWVETGQFEP